The Fragaria vesca subsp. vesca linkage group LG2, FraVesHawaii_1.0, whole genome shotgun sequence genome includes a window with the following:
- the LOC101312801 gene encoding allene oxide synthase, chloroplastic-like, producing MASTSSLAFPSLQLQFQTPRKSFTSTRRVFLRPICASVSEKSSSSSSSISSQPAEPTQLPLRKIPGDYGLPFVGPLKDRQDYFYNQGRNEFFKSRIQKYQSTVFRVNMPPGPFFTTKSQVIVLLDGKSFPVLFDVSKVEKKDLFTGTYMPSLELTGGYRTLSYLDPSEPKHDKLKRLMFYLLKSGIKSVIPEFHSSYSELFETLETKLADKGKASFNEANDQAAFNFLARSLYETSPSNTQLGTDGPKLVQKWVLFQLSPILTLGLPKFIEDPLIHSFPLPPFLVKKDYQRLYDFFYQSSGHVLDEAERLGVSRDEACHNLIFATCFNSFGGMKILFPNMLKWIGRAGAKLHSELAQEIRSVIRSNGGNITMSALEKMPLMKSVVYEAFRIEPPVPLQYGRAKTDLVIESHDAAFKVKEGEVLFGFQPFATKDPKIFENAEEFVPDRFVGEEGEKLLQHVLWSNGPQTEAPTVGNKQCAGKDFVVLASRLLVVEFFLRYDSFEIEVAASPLGAAITMTSLKRASF from the coding sequence ATGGCTTCTACTTCTTCCTTAGCTTTCCCTTCTCTGCAGCTACAATTCCAAACACCACGCAAGTCCTTCACATCTACTCGCCGTGTTTTCCTCCGTCCGATCTGCGCTTCTGTCTCCGAAAAGTCATCATCTTCATCCTCCTCCATCTCATCGCAACCCGCAGAACCAACCCAGCTTCCCTTGAGGAAAATCCCCGGCGACTATGGCCTTCCATTTGTTGGTCCCCTCAAGGATCGCCAGGACTACTTCTACAACCAAGGCAGGAATGAGTTCTTCAAGTCTCGCATCCAGAAGTACCAGTCCACCGTGTTCCGAGTCAACATGCCACCGGGCCCTTTCTTCACCACCAAATCCCAGGTCATCGTTTTGCTCGACGGCAAGAGCTTCCCTGTTCTCTTTGACGTTTCCAAGGTCGAGAAGAAAGACCTCTTCACCGGCACCTACATGCCTTCATTGGAGCTCACCGGCGGTTACAGAACCCTCTCCTATCTCGACCCCTCGGAACCCAAGCACGACAAGCTCAAGCGCTTAATGTTCTATCTTTTAAAATCCGGTATCAAGTCTGTGATCCCCGAGTTTCACTCCAGCTACTCCGAGTTGTTCGAAACTCTTGAAACTAAGCTCGCTGACAAGGGTAAGGCCAGCTTCAACGAAGCCAACGATCAAGCTGCGTTCAATTTCTTGGCTCGATCACTCTACGAAACTAGTCCATCAAATACCCAACTCGGCACCGACGGTCCTAAATTGGTCCAGAAATGGGTTCTCTTCCAACTGAGTCCAATTCTAACTCTTGGTCTTCCCAAGTTCATTGAAGATCCTCTGATTCACAGTTTCCCTCTGCCACCGTTTTTGGTCAAGAAAGACTACCAGAGACTCTACGACTTCTTCTACCAGTCATCCGGCCACGTGCTGGACGAGGCTGAGCGGCTGGGAGTGTCAAGAGACGAAGCGTGTCACAATCTGATATTCGCCACGTGTTTCAACTCATTCGGAGGCATGAAAATCCTCTTTCCCAACATGCTCAAGTGGATCGGCCGCGCCGGGGCCAAACTCCACAGCGAACTAGCGCAGGAGATCCGCTCAGTTATCAGATCCAACGGCGGGAACATAACCATGTCGGCCTTGGAGAAAATGCCTTTAATGAAGTCTGTGGTGTACGAAGCTTTCAGGATCGAGCCACCGGTTCCGTTACAGTACGGTAGGGCAAAGACTGACCTAGTCATTGAGAGCCACGACGCAGCGTTTAAGGTTAAAGAAGGCGAGGTGTTATTTGGGTTCCAACCTTTTGCGACCAAGGATCCCAAAATCTTTGAAAACGCGGAGGAGTTTGTGCCGGACAGGTTTGTCGGTGAGGAAGGTGAGAAGTTGTTACAGCATGTGCTTTGGTCTAACGGTCCTCAGACGGAGGCTCCGACGGTCGGGAACAAACAATGTGCCGGAAAAGACTTCGTGGTTTTGGCATCGAGGCTGTTGGTGGTGGAGTTTTTTCTCCGGTATGATTCATTCGAGATTGAAGTAGCAGCTTCGCCTTTAGGAGCTGCCATTACTATGACCTCGTTGAAAAGAGCTAGCTTTTGA
- the LOC101313092 gene encoding wall-associated receptor kinase-like 14-like, which yields MNIRENLIFGLLAILLLIVDRTNALTHQSCNRSCPNPASFGRDRLPYPFGCSAGCEIQLNCSKAGIFIGEFPIQSINYESIRINLQSRCDRPSHTLHQLYSNNHAPTSRNAILLRNCTDEQVSSSCVIPSINVEARFQAPQDCKTNKSLTCYAEGEKNATFLEYGSVEKKGCKYLLSSISAQILNSSTQVVPLVTLDVEVAELLWWLPGVCNCDKHAKCIPVLTPNGTDGYRCNCTKGFIGDGFRDGFGCRKDSQDCNPAKFLSGQCGGKTRIIVLIGGVVLGALLMISLGLLCCFIRRQSKLKARHSTKRLLSEATGNCNIPIYPYKEIEKATNGFSDKQRLGTGAYGTVYAGKLQADEWVAIKKIKNRDDTIEQVMNEIRLISSVRHPNLVRLLGCSIERGQQILVYEFMANGTLCQHLQRERGDGLSWPIRLTIATETAQAIAHLHSAIKPPIYHRDIKSSNILLDCNFKSKVADFGLSRLGIAETSHISTAPQGTPGYLDPQYHQNFHLSDKSDVYSFGVVLVEIITGLKAVDFSRPQNEVNLAALATVKIGKGCLNEIIDPSLEPFEDDWTASSIHKVAELAFRCLAFHRDARPSMMEVKAELEDIKLSRWPASEENTYTASSEESSFGSTSSVSEKPLNKSKSQSERNVLVVQTSTEAASNFNSIEKLKDNSPVSVQESWLSEHSSSPSSNSLLGNAG from the exons ATGAATATCAGAGAGAATCTAATCTTCGGCCTCCTTGCAATCTTGTTGCTCATTGTCGACAGAACCAATGCTTTGACTCATCAATCTTGCAATCGATCATGTCCGAACCCTGCATCCTTCGGACGCGATCGCTTGCCGTATCCATTCGGATGCTCAGCCGGCTGTGAAATCCAACTCAACTGCTCCAAAGCCGGAATCTTCATCGGAGAATTCCCCATCCAGTCCATAAACTATGAGAGCATAAGAATCAACCTCCAAAGCCGATGCGACCGCCCCTCGCACACCCTCCACCAACTCTACAGCAACAACCACGCGCCGACGTCTCGAAACGCGATTCTGTTACGAAACTGTACCGACGAACAGGTCTCAAGCAGTTGCGTGATTCCTAGTATTAACGTCGAGGCCAGATTTCAAGCCCCACAGGATTGCAAAACAAACAAAAGCCTCACTTGCTACGCGGAGGGCGAAAAGAATGCTACGTTTTTGGAATACGGGAGCGTGGAGAAGAAGGGCTGCAAGTACTTGTTGTCGTCCATATCGGCACAGATTTTGAATAGTAGTACGCAAGTAGTGCCGTTGGTGACGTTGGATGTTGAAGTGGCGGAGTTGTTGTGGTGGCTGCCGGGAGTTTGCAACTGTGATAAACACGCCAAATGTATTCCGGTTTTGACACCGAATGGAACCGATGGATACCGGTGCAACTGCACGAAGGGCTTCATCGGAGATGGTTTTCGGGATGGTTTTGGCTGCCGGAAAG ATTCACAAGACTGCAACCCTGCAAAATTCTTGTCTGGGCAATGTGGAGGAAAGACCAGAATCATCGTTTTGATCGGAG GGGTTGTTTTAGGAGCTTTGCTAATGATTAGTCTAGGTCTGTTGTGTTGTTTCATTCGGCGGCAATCCAAACTGAAAGCCAGACATAGCACAAAGCGGCTTCTATCCGAAGCTACAGGCAACTGCAACATTCCCATCTATCCCTATAAAGAAATTGAGAAAGCCACAAATGGCTTCTCAGATAAACAAAGGCTGGGGACGGGAGCCTATGGGACTGTCTATGCAGGGAAACTCCAAGCAGATGAATGGGTTGCCATAAAAAAGATCAAGAACAGAGATGACACCATTGAGCAAGTTATGAATGAGATCAGGCTCATTTCATCCGTAAGGCACCCGAATCTTGTGCGCCTATTGGGATGTTCCATTGAACGTGGTCAGCAGATACTTGTGTATGAATTCATGGCCAATGGAACATTGTGTCAACATTTACAAAGAGAGAGAGGTGATGGACTTTCTTGGCCTATACGTCTCACCATTGCAACCGAAACTGCTCAAGCAATAGCTCATCTCCACTCTGCTATTAAGCCCCCTATTTATCACAGAGACATAAAGTCGAGTAACATCCTTTTGGATTGTAACTTCAAGTCCAAAGTGGCAGATTTTGGTCTTTCAAGGCTTGGCATTGCCGAAACTTCCCACATTTCAACAGCGCCGCAAGGGACTCCGGGTTATCTTGATCCTCAGTACCATCAGAACTTCCATCTTTCAGATAAGAGTGATGTCTATAGCTTTGGTGTAGTTCTTGTTGAGATTATAACAGGATTGAAGGCAGTGGACTTTTCGCGGCCACAGAATGAAGTGAACTTAGCTGCTCTAGCCACTGTAAAGATTGGAAAAGGGTGTTTAAATGAGATCATAGATCCATCTCTTGAACCCTTTGAGGATGATTGGACTGCTTCTTCCATTCATAAGGTAGCAGAATTAGCATTCAGATGTTTAGCCTTTCATAGAGACGCGAGGCCTTCAATGATGGAAGTGAAAGCTGAGTTGGAAGATATAAAGCTAAGTAGATGGCCAGCATCAGAAGAAAACACTTACACAGCTTCATCAGAGGAATCCTCTTTCGGTTCTACATCTAGTGTTAGTGAGAAACCTCTGAACAAAAGTAAGTCCCAATCAGAGCGCAATGTCCTTGTGGTGCAGACTAGTACTGAAGCTGCTAGTAATTTTAATTCAATAGAAAAGTTGAAGGACAATTCACCAGTTTCTGTCCAAGAATCATGGTTAAGTGAACACAGCTCATCACCTTCATCAAATAGTTTGCTGGGCAATGCAGGCTGA